CACTACGGTGCCGGCGGCGAGATCCGGGCCGGCGGCGAGCGCCATCCCGGCGGCCGCGACGAGACACAGCAGCCACATCAGCCGGGGTTTCATCAGCCGGAAGTACGCCTTTCCGACCCCCCGTGCGCGCTCGATCGGTCCCGCGTCCACCCGGGACGGCGATCGGTCCGACATCGGCCCGGAGTCGGAATCCGGCTCGGCGATCGTCGGCTCGTCGGGATTGACGACGGACAGTGCGTCGGTCGTCACACGCTCGCCGAGCGCGTCGGTGCCGGGGGCTTCAGCTTCCAGTGTCCACGCGAGCGCAACCACGAGTCCGGAGAAGATCGCGACGCCACAGACGAGGTGGGCGGTCGAGATCCATCCTGCGTTGGTGGTGGCGGCGAGCGCGCCGATCCCGACCTGGATCGGGTAGAGCACGAACGGCACAGTGAGAACTGCTTTCGCCCGGCGCGGTGCGGGCGCGCGCCATGTCGCGACGATCGCGGCGAATAGGACTAGGCCAGCGAGCACCGCGGCGACCCGGTGGCCCCACGCGATGAGGAGCTGCGGATTGGAGAGGTCGAACCCACAGGCCGGCCACGTCGTACACGCCGCGGCGGCGTTCGAGAGTGTCGTGGTCGCCCCAATCACGATCAGGAGGTAGACGCCGACGGCTGCGGCGGCGAGCAGCGTCGGCACCCGCGAGGGGACGTGGGTGTCGGTGACCATGGCTGGGATAACTCGAGTAAATCGTTCACGACCGCCGTACTTAGGCCCCGTGTTTTCGAGAATATAGCCGTTCAGCACCTGATCTATCCGTTTGGGTTACTTGCGATTCAGGGGAGCGATCAAAGTTCAATCACACCTGAAGTCAGGCAGATAGATTGCTCATGCACGGTGGATGGTGAAACTAATCTTGGTCTAAATTTTGCCGGGGGCTGTGCATGACGAATCAAGCTAGCCGACCTCTGAAAACCAATAACACGGCTCTATAACCCACCCTGAAATGAAGCACTCCCTCTCGTTACAGGGTGGCGCTCCGGCGTGATCTCAGGCTACCGAGCTATTCACGTTGAGCCGGAAATAAAGGAGATTCGGGTTTATTCGTGATTCCGAAGAGAATCACGACTGTCGCGGTCTCCGCCTAAGCAGTAAGACTCTCGCGGCGAGCACGCCGGAATGATGGGTTTCGGTGGCAGGAATGCCTGTGGTAGTTGGCTTGACTCTCGGTTGCCACCCGAGGACACTCCCCGCCAGCACCGCCGGCACGCTCGCTGTCGCGGTCCAACGAGTGTGTGCTCGGGCGCGGTCGTCGCTCTTTCGCCGGGTTCGCCGTGGAAATCGAGTCGGGGGTGAGTGAAGGTGAGCAATCCCAACTCTGTCAGACCCCCGGATGTGTACTTTGTATGCACAACCGTAGACCTTTCGCCGGTGGTCATTCATGGAGTCACACCGCAACCCGGTTCGCTACCTTATCGGGTGGTCCCCTGCCCCCGACAGAGTACCGATCCGTTAGACCTATCATGACGACAGAGCGCCGCTATTGTTCCTGTATAGGTTTCTTGTCTTGATTACGGGATGGGAGAAGACATTCACGTCGTGAACTGTTAACCTACCACGGGAGGCACTCACGATGAGCACTCTGGGCCGCGTTAAAACGGTGTTCACAAGCGGTGACGGTGGTGAATCCCATCCATACGAGTGCAAGAACTGTGGTGCGCGCTTCAGGCTCCAGCAGCAGGTCTGTCCTGAGTGCGGTGGATACACTCTCGACCGTGTTGAGTGGTCCTCTTAGCGCTCCCTGACAGTAGGGATGTGCTTCATTGCAGGGGGAGCGCATCGCCAACAACCGCGAGCGGGATGTGGGCGAGCCACTGACTTCGGTGTAGGGCCAGCGCGATTCACTCCCGGGTTACTTCGGGTAATCGCGGAGTTCAATTCTCATCCTGCCAGCCCCGAGGTGGGGGGATGTAAGAGCGGACGCTGGTGCGCGCTGGTCGCCCTATCCATATTTGAGAAATATAATCCAGAAATAGGAGAGAATCTGACCCATGACTACTTATACTGACGATAAATTAATACGATATATGAACAGCGCCAAACTCCAAGCCATCTCCAAATATGGCGCAATTCTGTCAGTCGTCGGAACGGCCATCGCTATCAGCGCGTTCGTCGTGCTAGGGCCAAACTCATTAAACTCATTCATTGCACTGATTTTGGGGTTCTTAGCCCCTCTCTGTGGGTTCTTCTTTATTGGGATGATCTTCTACGATGATCCGACGTATCACGTGTGGGGCGAAGAATTCATGCGAGGGGTTGCGTGGCATTTCGGGAGCCTCATGGGATGGGCACTTATCATCACTGCATCGAATACGCTGCCCGCGACTGCATTCACTGTACTCGGATTGCCCGCACTCACGGCCCTCGGCATCGTCCTCGTGATGGTCGGAATCAGACAGGCGACCGGTCTCGATCTGAAAGTCCAAACGGAAAGCGGGCAGCTGCTACAACTGATAATGGGAACTATCGCCTTCGGGTTCCTCGCCCTGTATGTCGTTCTGACAGGGATAGGCGGATGGTGGGTATTCGCCGCCTATCTCGTTAGTATTCCTGTAGGGCTTGCCGGTCGAAGGCGACTGAAACAACGGTATCCCGAAGCCCTCTGAGCACTCACAGGACTTATCTCACCCTGTCAATAGCTCGCAGAACTTCTCCACCGCCTGTTAATAGCGACTCGACTTCTTCCCGTGTTTCAGGATTAGCCCACGCTGGCATACCGACGGTTGACAGTCTGTTCGGATGAAGACTTCTGTTGAACGACGTGCGAACACAACCCCGATGTACTGCACGTCGGGACTCTCACTGGCAGACGGACGCTCTGTCGGAAGTGTAAATGGGGGAACCGTCGGCAGCACCGCTCCGACCGAAGCCGCCGTCCACACACCGGACAGACCCGTACATCTTCGTGGATGCGCGCGCCACAGTACGGACAGAATCGTTGACGCGGCGGCATACGATGGGTTCGTCACTAGAGACAGATAGCGGTTGCTCGCAGACCGGAGCGCGCACCGCGCCGATCATCCCGATGAACGGTCCGTATCCATCAGCCGGCGGTGGGATATCACTCGATTAGCTGGTCCCGTTCGCTTATGGGACGTGGAGTAGGAACGTGCGCAGGTAGTGATCACGCAGTCACACGTCGCTGTAGGCCACGCCACATCGCCGACACTCGTGGTCGAAGTGTTCCGGTTTCGGTGGATGGTGAGTTGGTGTCGGAAAGTCGTGGCCGACCAACGCGCACACGGGGTGGACGGCCTTCTCAACGAGACCGACCCAAGCGATGAACATGCCGACGGGTACTGTCGGACGCACAAAGAGCGTTCTGCGACCGCCGGTTATCCTGCCGGCGCTCTTCGAGAGAAGGAGTGCCCGAGCGACACACTCGGGCGACCGCGCAGTTCGGGCTGTCCCAGCACCGGACTCAACCGCGTGTCCTTCGCCGCTCGCGCGTCACAGTCTCACACCTGCACCCGACAACGAGCACAGTCAGTACCACGCCTACGCTGGACGTGGTTCACCACGCGACGACCTCGGACCACGCTCGTCCGTTACGGTGGCGGGTTTGCTGGGGCGCTGCTCACGGCTAGGCTCGTGAACAGCACGCCCCGCCGGACTTCGACACGTCTGCCCGGCACCCGTCTCGCGGTTGACTTCCGCGAGCAAGCCGCGATGGGCATTCCCACAGCGCGCGGGTGCTGCGAGGGACCGGTTCTTTCGCATGGAGCGACGATGCCGCGAACGTCCGTCGGATAGCCCGATGACGCACGCGCGCCCAAGCAGAACACGCATTCTGCGGTGATCGTCACCTGTCATGGTACTCACCCGGTGTCGGCTTAGAGTATGCCTGTCTGGTACTTAATGGCAGCGAGAGTATGGTGAAAGTGGTCTCAATGGCGGATTTCGACTCACCGTGCGGCCACCGGAGCCGCCGCTATCGATCGGCGGCCGACCATCGACGTTTCAGCCGAGATGCGAACAGGCCGGTCACAAGCAGAGCGACGATCACGCCGGAGCACTACCCTGTCAGAAACCAAGTGCTTATTGACAGGGATTGATGTTCTTTCCCTCAAAATTTCACGGAGAGTCGTGCATGGCGAACCAATATAGCTGATCACTGGTACAAAGGCTGATTTCACTTCGTCTCAGAATGATCTTGAACTGGTCAGATTAGTATGGAAAATCCAGATGCCATGAAGCAGCTTCCGACTGTTGTAGCCCTTGAATCGTTGCCAGTACTGGCTTCTGAAAAGAGAGGCGCGAGCATTCAGATAAACGATAGGTATCTCCAGAACAGAATATCTGTATTGAATGCGCTTGACGAAGAGAGATTCAACGACCGTATCGAGATGCTGCATGAATCCCGAAGAATCCTCGATGTGGATGAAATATCTGTAGAGGCGGTTGAAGTACCAGAGCTTCGGGAGGCAGCAGATGATTTGAGAGAAACGTATTCTGAGATTCCGGAGGTCGATTTTTTACAGAAGAC
This genomic window from Halococcus salifodinae DSM 8989 contains:
- a CDS encoding zinc-ribbon domain-containing protein: MPPRQRFCPYCGARIHEDVRVCPVCGRRLRSERCCRRFPHLHFRQSVRLPVRVPTCSTSGLCSHVVQQKSSSEQTVNRRYASVG